From a region of the Tachypleus tridentatus isolate NWPU-2018 chromosome 1, ASM421037v1, whole genome shotgun sequence genome:
- the LOC143250240 gene encoding mid1-interacting protein 1A-like, with translation MLHNIMSVRPSVAPQRSESRRQDQHKRRQAGDDAFTCSQQSILSAMNRFVNSVSRMDSTVLIPSRLRDMETEGENIKKQPPPFASKSDLFNLYSTLHDINNELLWGPSAGVTTSSSSGSEEETLKHTLPTSKGTSELQSGSSISDSDSQGDSDMDSITNDPESTKRDAQTTHLANAYRYHLQGLHTILHQLADFADYLSSRYQEEVDAPAL, from the coding sequence ATGTTACATAATATAATGAGCGTTAGACCTTCTGTGGCCCCACAACGTAGCGAGTCGAGAAGACAAGATCAGCATAAGAGACGTCAAGCTGGCGATGACGCGTTTACCTGTTCGCAGCAGTCTATTCTCAGCGCAATGAATCGGTTCGTGAATTCTGTTAGCAGGATGGACTCTACGGTTTTAATTCCATCTCGGTTACGAGACATGGAAACTGAAGGAgagaacattaaaaaacaacccCCACCTTTTGCTTCCAAGAGTGATTTATTTAACTTGTACTCAACGCTACATGACATCAACAACGAACTGCTATGGGGACCCTCCGCTGGTGTTACTACTTCGTCATCTTCAGGATCGGAAGAGGAAACCTTAAAACATACACTGCCTACTTCCAAAGGAACTAGCGAGCTTCAAAGCGGAAGCTCTATTTCGGACTCCGACAGCCAGGGAGACAGCGACATGGACAGTATCACAAACGATCCTGAATCAACAAAAAGAGACGCACAGACAACACACCTTGCAAATGCCTACCGTTATCATCTACAGGGTCTTCATACAATTTTACATCAGCTCGCCGATTTTGCAGATTATCTGTCTTCAAGATATCAGGAGGAAGTAGATGCACCAGCGCTCTAA